Proteins from one Coturnix japonica isolate 7356 chromosome 5, Coturnix japonica 2.1, whole genome shotgun sequence genomic window:
- the CD82 gene encoding CD82 antigen: MGSGCLKVTKYFLFLFNLLFLILGAVILGFGIWILADKTSFISVLQTSSPSVRTGAYILVGVGSLTMLMGFLGCLGAVNEIRCLLGLYFTCLMMILITQVAAGLVIYFQQEGLKGELSRIVEKLIKDYDPVNGEDKNLQDAWDYVQKQLTCCGWDGAEEWEKNDILINRSMTAYPCSCSNSSKDAEENTGFCRLDVVVNGTATSADWPVHKQGCVDGVQDWLKDNLGIILGVCVGVAVVELLGMILSISLCKNIHSEDYTKVPKS; the protein is encoded by the exons ATGGGGTCCGGTTGCCTGAAAGTCACCAAGTACTTCCTGTTCCTCTTCAATCTCCTGTTCCTT ATTCTGGGCGCTGTGATCCTGGGCTTTGGAATATGGATTTTGGCTGACAAAACCagcttcatttcagttctgc AGACCTCATCTCCCTCCGTGAGGACTGGCGCATACATCCTTGTCGGTGTTGGGTCTCTCACCATGCTGATGGGATTCCTGGGCTGTCTTGGAGCAGTCAATGAAATCCGATGTCTCTTGGGTCTG TACTTTACCTGCCTCATGATGATTCTCATAACTCAGGTGGCTGCAGGACTGGTCATCTATTTCCAGCAAGAAGGA TTGAAAGGAGAGTTGTCACGCATAGTTGAAAAACTGATCAAAGATTATGACCCCGTGAATGGTGAAGATAAGAACTTACAAGATGCGTGGGACTATGTGCAGAAACAG CTTACCTGCTgtggctgggatggagcagaggagtgggaaaaaaatgacattcttATCAACAGAAGCATGACTGCATatccctgctcctgctccaaTAGTTCTAAGGATGCTGAGGAAAATACAGGCTTCTGTAGACTGGATGTTGTGGTGAATGGTACCGCAACATCTGCCGACTGGCCTGTTCACAAACAG GGCTGTGTGGATGGGGTACAGGATTGGCTGAAGGACAATCTCGGTATCATTCTTGGGGTCTGCGTAGGTGTTGCTGTTGTAGAG CTGCTGGGGATGATACTGTCCATTTCACTCTGCAAGAACATACACAGTGAAGACTACACCAAAGTGCCGAAGTCTTGA